In Humulus lupulus chromosome 7, drHumLupu1.1, whole genome shotgun sequence, the following are encoded in one genomic region:
- the LOC133791592 gene encoding uncharacterized protein LOC133791592, translated as MRGKGKKIVDQHVTSPTQEEVIEDLNKKEVVPPVSIDHHVRISYSQRLRKHNLDKQFEKFLEVFKKLHINLPFAEALEQMPSYVKFMKEILSRKRKLEDYVTVALTEECSAILYKKLPPKLKDPGSFNIPCSIGGLVDTKALCDLGASVNLMHLSIFQKLNLGEVRPTTVFLQMADRLVNHPL; from the coding sequence ATGAGGGGCAAGGGCAAGAAGATAGTGGATCAACATGTCACTAGTCCAACACAAGAGGAGGTTATTGAAGACCTTAACAAGAAAGAAGTGGTACCACCAGTGAGCATTGACCATCATGTTAGAATTTCATATTCACAAAGGCTTCGCAAGCATAATCTGGATAAGCAGTTTGAAAAGTTcttagaggtgttcaagaagctacatattAATTTACCATTCGCAGAAGCATTAGAACAGATGCCTAGCTATGTGAaatttatgaaagaaattttgtcaaGAAAGAGGAAATTAGAGGATTATGTTACAGTTGCATtaactgaagagtgcagcgcaaTACTGTATAAGAAACTACCtccaaagcttaaagatcctggtagtttcaatattCCGTGTTCTATAGGGGGTTTAGTAGACACAAAGGcgttatgtgatttaggggccagtGTGAATTTGATGCATCTATCAATCTTTCAGAAGCTGAATTTGGGAGAAGTTCGGCCAACTACAGTGTTTTTACAGATGGCAGATAGGCTAGTTAATCATCCTCTTTGA